A portion of the Stella humosa genome contains these proteins:
- the murA gene encoding UDP-N-acetylglucosamine 1-carboxyvinyltransferase, with product MTHPSTQALRGAAPWHRPDAGRRLAIRGGRPLVGTYPISGAKNAVLPLMVSALLTPHLVTLHNVPANLDVAVLSALLKRLGAELHWSSTDAGLSLTICADRLHPPEIDRALVGRMRASVLLLGALLARCGEASLPMPGGDAIGLRGIDFHVDGLRAMGAVIDLSGGMIHATAPRGLHGAEIRLPMPSVGATENLLLAAVAANGATVIRNAAREPEIADLAQCLGMMGARIAGAGTDVLTIEGGGSLAGAVHTVLPDRIELGTMACAAAITDGQLFLRHGRRDLLAAAVPLLEAAGVVLQPVEGGLMARRAASGLVGTDFVTQPYPGFATDLQSPVMAMLATASGASAVTETIFEQRLGHVDELRKMGARILVRGSTALVRGVPRLQGAAVTCLDIRAAAAMVIAALGADGETALDGLDHIDRGYDGMTGKLAACGADIVRSG from the coding sequence ATGACGCATCCTTCGACGCAGGCATTGCGGGGGGCCGCCCCCTGGCATCGGCCGGACGCCGGTCGCCGGCTGGCGATCCGCGGCGGGCGGCCGCTGGTCGGCACCTATCCGATCAGCGGCGCCAAGAATGCGGTGCTGCCGCTGATGGTGTCGGCCCTGCTGACGCCGCACCTCGTCACCCTGCACAACGTGCCGGCCAACCTCGATGTGGCGGTGCTGTCGGCGCTGCTGAAGCGTCTGGGGGCGGAGCTGCACTGGTCTTCGACGGATGCCGGCCTGTCCCTGACGATCTGCGCCGACCGGCTGCATCCGCCGGAGATCGACCGCGCGCTCGTCGGCCGCATGCGCGCATCGGTGCTGCTACTGGGCGCCCTCCTGGCCCGCTGCGGCGAAGCCAGCCTGCCGATGCCGGGCGGCGATGCCATCGGCCTGCGCGGCATCGACTTTCATGTCGACGGGCTGCGCGCCATGGGGGCGGTCATCGACCTCAGCGGCGGCATGATCCACGCGACCGCCCCCCGGGGTCTGCATGGCGCCGAGATCCGGCTGCCGATGCCGTCGGTGGGCGCGACCGAGAACCTGCTGCTGGCGGCGGTCGCGGCCAACGGCGCCACCGTCATCCGCAATGCCGCGCGCGAGCCGGAGATTGCCGACCTGGCCCAGTGCCTCGGCATGATGGGCGCCCGCATTGCGGGCGCCGGCACCGACGTGCTGACCATCGAGGGCGGCGGCAGCCTGGCCGGCGCGGTGCATACGGTCCTGCCCGACCGCATCGAGCTCGGCACCATGGCCTGCGCGGCGGCGATCACGGACGGCCAGCTATTTCTGCGCCACGGCCGGCGCGACCTGCTGGCCGCCGCCGTGCCGTTGCTGGAAGCGGCCGGCGTCGTGCTGCAACCCGTGGAAGGCGGGCTGATGGCACGGCGCGCCGCATCCGGGCTCGTCGGCACGGACTTCGTGACCCAGCCCTATCCCGGCTTTGCCACGGACCTGCAGTCGCCGGTGATGGCCATGCTGGCCACGGCTTCGGGCGCCAGCGCGGTGACCGAGACCATTTTCGAGCAACGGCTGGGCCATGTCGACGAGCTGCGCAAGATGGGCGCGCGCATCCTGGTGCGCGGGTCGACCGCCCTGGTGCGCGGCGTGCCGCGGCTGCAAGGTGCCGCCGTGACGTGCCTGGACATCCGTGCCGCCGCCGCTATGGTCATCGCGGCGTTGGGCGCGGACGGCGAGACGGCGCTCGACGGCCTCGACCATATCGACCGCGGTTACGACGGCATGACCGGCAAGCTGGCCGCCTGCGGGGCCGATATCGTCCGCTCGGGATAG
- a CDS encoding response regulator → MTDHGRATVAAHLPYLRRYARALTGSQAAGDACVRGCLEALLADPTRDRAQLMSRTDLFVLFHKVHERLVWAQDEEDFADEDLDDPLDRGVAQRVRGLSERNRQVLLLTHTEGFPIPEVARIIGESQEMTVDLLNRAWEALRAQPSAQVLIIEDEPIIALDIAGILKDMGHEVIGVASTSDQAIALAKARNPSLVLADVQLEDGSTGIEAATKILELLSVPVVFVTAYPERLLTGERIEPAFLVSKPFEPTTLEVAVSQALLCGAQANILRQPKVA, encoded by the coding sequence ATGACCGACCACGGACGTGCCACCGTCGCCGCCCATCTGCCCTATCTGCGCCGCTATGCCCGCGCCCTGACCGGGTCGCAGGCGGCTGGCGATGCCTGCGTCCGCGGCTGCCTGGAGGCGCTGCTGGCCGACCCGACGCGCGACCGCGCGCAGCTGATGAGCCGCACCGACCTGTTCGTGCTGTTCCACAAGGTCCACGAGCGGCTGGTCTGGGCTCAGGACGAGGAGGATTTCGCGGACGAGGACCTGGACGATCCGCTCGACCGCGGCGTCGCCCAGCGCGTGCGCGGCCTGTCCGAGCGCAACCGCCAGGTCCTGCTGCTGACCCACACCGAAGGCTTCCCCATCCCCGAGGTCGCCCGCATCATCGGCGAATCCCAGGAGATGACGGTCGACCTGCTGAACCGTGCCTGGGAAGCGCTCCGCGCCCAGCCCAGCGCCCAGGTGCTGATCATCGAGGACGAGCCGATCATCGCGCTCGACATCGCCGGCATCCTGAAGGACATGGGCCACGAGGTGATTGGCGTCGCTTCCACCTCCGACCAGGCGATCGCACTCGCCAAGGCGCGCAACCCGAGCCTGGTCCTGGCCGACGTGCAGCTCGAAGACGGCAGCACGGGCATCGAGGCCGCGACCAAGATCCTGGAGCTGCTGTCCGTGCCGGTCGTCTTCGTCACCGCCTATCCCGAGCGACTGCTGACGGGCGAGCGCATCGAGCCGGCCTTCCTCGTCTCCAAGCCGTTCGAGCCGACGACGCTGGAAGTCGCCGTCTCCCAGGCGCTGCTGTGCGGCGCCCAGGCCAACATCCTGCGCCAGCCCAAGGTGGCGTAG
- a CDS encoding GcvT family protein — protein sequence MSVTLPARADVVIVGGGIIGCSIAYHLTKLGIRDVVLLERRQLTCGTTWHAAGLIGQLRASRNMTELAKYTSELLYELERETGQSTGFKQNGSVSVALNEERFHEMKRGASMAKMFGLSVDVIGPAEIKAKYPLLSLDGVVGGVFLPKDGQANPVDVTQAYAKGARMGGARVVEGIEVERILLEGGRAVGVVTEQGELRADTVVLAAGMWSRTLGKAAGVSLPLHAAEHFYIVTEGIAAVPRDLPVLRVPDECAYYKEDAGKMLVGAFEPVAKPWGMKGIPKDFAFDSLPPDMDHFEPILERAIGRLPILADAGIQTWFNGPESFTPDDRYLLGETAEVRDLFVACGFNSIGIQSSGGVGKVLAEWIRDRHPPMDLADVDVRRMQPFQSNAGYLRDRTTETLGLLYAMHWPFYQVTSARGARRSPFHDRLVAAGACMGEMSGWERPNWFGAPASTPAYAYSWQRQNWFANTAAECLAVRDRVALFDQASFAKFLVEGADALALLDRVSANRIDVAAGRVVYTQWLNARGGIEADLTITRLAETRFLVVTSGSAQTRDRAWLQGQVPDGARVTITDITSGLPMLGLMGPRSRELMGRLTGQDMGNDAFPFATSREVEIGYATVRASRITYVGELGWELYVPAEFAVHVFDRIVAAGAEFGLGHAGYHAMNACRMEKAYRHWGHDIGGEDDPVAAGLGFAVAWDKPGGFVGRDALLRRREQGTPTRRLVQFRLADDRPSLHHEEPVWRDGVIVGSTTSGMYGHRIGASLGMGYVHNPDGVTAEWLASGRFEIEVAWERHEAVAQLKPFYDPAGARIRG from the coding sequence ATGTCCGTTACGCTTCCCGCCCGCGCCGATGTCGTCATCGTCGGCGGCGGCATCATCGGCTGCTCGATCGCCTATCACCTGACCAAGCTCGGCATCCGCGACGTGGTGCTGCTGGAGCGCCGGCAGCTCACCTGCGGCACCACCTGGCACGCGGCCGGCCTGATCGGCCAGTTGCGCGCGTCCCGCAACATGACCGAGTTGGCTAAGTACACGTCGGAACTGCTCTACGAGCTGGAGCGCGAGACGGGGCAGTCGACCGGCTTCAAGCAGAACGGCTCCGTCTCGGTCGCGCTGAACGAGGAGCGCTTCCACGAGATGAAGCGCGGCGCCTCGATGGCCAAGATGTTCGGGCTGTCGGTCGACGTGATCGGCCCGGCCGAGATCAAGGCGAAGTATCCGCTGCTGTCGCTGGACGGCGTGGTCGGCGGTGTTTTCCTGCCCAAGGACGGCCAGGCCAACCCGGTCGACGTGACCCAGGCCTATGCCAAGGGTGCGCGCATGGGCGGTGCCCGCGTCGTCGAGGGGATCGAGGTCGAGCGCATCCTGCTCGAGGGCGGGCGCGCCGTTGGCGTCGTGACGGAGCAGGGGGAACTGCGCGCCGACACGGTCGTGCTGGCGGCCGGCATGTGGTCGCGCACGCTGGGCAAGGCGGCCGGCGTGTCGCTGCCGCTGCACGCGGCCGAGCATTTCTACATCGTGACCGAGGGGATCGCCGCCGTGCCGCGCGACCTGCCGGTGCTGCGCGTGCCCGACGAGTGCGCCTACTACAAGGAGGACGCCGGCAAGATGCTGGTCGGCGCCTTCGAGCCGGTGGCCAAGCCGTGGGGCATGAAGGGCATCCCGAAGGACTTCGCCTTCGACAGCCTGCCGCCCGACATGGACCATTTCGAGCCGATCCTGGAGCGCGCCATCGGCCGCCTGCCGATCCTGGCCGACGCCGGCATCCAGACCTGGTTCAACGGGCCGGAGAGCTTCACGCCGGACGACCGCTACCTCCTGGGCGAGACGGCGGAGGTGCGCGACCTGTTCGTCGCCTGCGGCTTCAACTCCATCGGCATCCAGAGCTCGGGCGGGGTCGGCAAGGTGCTGGCGGAATGGATCCGCGACCGCCACCCGCCGATGGACCTGGCCGACGTCGACGTGCGCCGGATGCAGCCGTTCCAGTCCAATGCGGGCTACCTGCGCGACCGCACGACGGAGACGCTGGGCCTGCTCTATGCCATGCACTGGCCCTTCTACCAGGTGACCAGCGCGCGCGGCGCGCGGCGCTCACCCTTCCACGACCGGCTGGTGGCGGCCGGTGCCTGCATGGGCGAGATGTCGGGGTGGGAGCGGCCGAACTGGTTCGGCGCCCCGGCCTCGACCCCCGCCTATGCCTATAGCTGGCAGCGCCAGAACTGGTTCGCCAACACGGCCGCCGAATGCCTGGCCGTGCGCGACCGGGTGGCGCTGTTCGACCAGGCATCCTTCGCCAAGTTCCTGGTCGAGGGGGCGGACGCCCTGGCCTTGCTCGACCGGGTCAGCGCCAACCGGATCGACGTCGCCGCCGGCCGCGTGGTCTATACCCAGTGGCTGAACGCGCGCGGCGGCATCGAGGCCGACCTCACCATCACCCGCCTGGCCGAGACGCGCTTCCTGGTCGTCACCAGCGGGTCGGCCCAGACCCGCGACCGCGCGTGGCTGCAGGGGCAGGTGCCGGACGGCGCCCGCGTCACCATCACCGACATCACGTCCGGCCTGCCGATGCTGGGGCTGATGGGCCCGCGCTCGCGCGAACTGATGGGCCGCCTGACGGGACAGGACATGGGAAACGACGCCTTCCCCTTCGCCACCTCGCGCGAGGTCGAGATCGGCTATGCGACGGTGCGCGCCAGCCGCATCACCTATGTCGGCGAACTGGGATGGGAGCTTTATGTGCCGGCCGAGTTCGCGGTCCACGTCTTCGACCGCATCGTGGCAGCGGGGGCGGAATTCGGGCTGGGCCATGCCGGCTACCACGCAATGAACGCCTGCCGGATGGAGAAGGCCTATCGCCACTGGGGCCACGACATCGGCGGCGAGGACGACCCGGTGGCGGCCGGCCTCGGCTTTGCCGTGGCGTGGGACAAGCCGGGCGGCTTCGTCGGCCGCGACGCGCTGCTGCGGCGGCGCGAGCAGGGCACGCCCACCCGCCGGCTGGTGCAGTTCCGCCTGGCCGACGACCGGCCGTCGCTGCACCACGAGGAGCCGGTATGGCGCGACGGCGTCATCGTCGGCAGCACCACGTCGGGCATGTACGGCCACCGCATCGGCGCCTCGCTCGGCATGGGCTATGTCCACAACCCGGACGGGGTGACGGCCGAATGGCTGGCATCCGGCCGCTTCGAGATCGAGGTGGCCTGGGAGCGGCATGAGGCCGTGGCCCAACTGAAGCCGTTCTATGATCCGGCGGGGGCGCGTATCCGGGGGTAG